One genomic window of bacterium includes the following:
- a CDS encoding putative toxin-antitoxin system toxin component, PIN family, whose translation MNPLRAVLDTNVLISALFGGPPELVYRAALRGQFRLITSPALLVELARALREKFRLPEGDITAYVKQIARRSTVVRPAVRLTVVEDEPDNRVLECAVAGRADLIVSGDRHLLGLGTYSGIPIVRPIDFVRTLGL comes from the coding sequence GTGAACCCGCTGCGAGCAGTCCTTGATACCAACGTGCTCATTTCGGCGCTCTTCGGAGGCCCGCCCGAACTGGTCTACCGTGCTGCGCTGCGGGGTCAGTTTAGGCTGATCACTTCGCCTGCGCTCCTGGTCGAGCTTGCGCGGGCCCTCCGCGAGAAGTTCCGCCTCCCCGAGGGGGACATCACTGCGTACGTGAAGCAGATCGCGCGCCGGTCCACCGTCGTGCGGCCCGCGGTCAGGCTCACCGTGGTTGAAGATGAGCCTGACAATCGCGTGCTTGAATGCGCGGTTGCAGGAAGGGCCGATCTGATCGTGTCAGGAGACCGGCATCTTCTCGGGTTGGGGACCTACTCCGGAATCCCCATTGTCCGGCCAATTGACTTCGTGCGTACTCTTGGGCTGTGA
- a CDS encoding ABC transporter ATP-binding protein → MSTAFHEDEIIGAAYDARLMRRLLGYVRPYRAAVVLAVVLLLLTSAASLVGPYIVRIAIDDHITPGRLEGLGVVILAYLVALTAAFILRYAQTYMMARVGQHAMYDLRMELLTHLQRLSVGFYTRQPVGRLVTRVTNDIEALNEMITQGVVAIFGDLVTLVGIVAILLYLDWRLALATMLVLPAIILFTARFRAVAREAYRAIRVRLARINAFLNEHIMGMGIVQLFGREAREQARFEELNRDHLAATMVSLRSFAVFHPVVGAMSAVAVAIIIGYGGAQALAGTISVGLVVAFVQYAQRFFEPIEDLAEKYNILQAAMASAERLFRLLDEPVEVEDPPAPLRVDRVRGEIEFRNVWFAYESLPEHDWVLRDVSFHIRAGESVAFVGHTGAGKSSIINLITRFYDPQQGCVLVDGSDVRGWDQRDLRRHIGLVLQDVFLFAGTIEDNIRLGTSSITSEQVRRAAEFVNAARFIERIPGGYQAQVQERGSTLSGGQKQLIAFARAIAHNPEVLLVLDEATSSVDTDTEILIQDALSRVMQNRTSIIIAHRLSTIQHVDRILVIHKGRIAEEGTHRELLSRGGIYTKLYHLQYRDQELRHDA, encoded by the coding sequence ATGAGCACCGCGTTCCACGAAGACGAGATCATCGGCGCGGCGTACGATGCGCGCCTGATGCGGCGGCTGTTGGGCTACGTGCGCCCGTACCGCGCCGCCGTCGTCCTGGCGGTTGTGCTGCTGCTGCTCACCTCCGCCGCCAGTCTGGTGGGTCCCTACATCGTGCGGATCGCCATTGACGATCACATCACGCCCGGACGGCTGGAAGGGCTCGGGGTGGTCATTCTCGCCTACCTGGTGGCGCTGACCGCCGCCTTCATCCTCCGATACGCCCAGACCTACATGATGGCGCGCGTCGGGCAGCACGCGATGTACGACCTGAGGATGGAGCTGCTCACCCACCTCCAGCGGCTCTCGGTCGGCTTCTACACGCGCCAGCCGGTCGGCCGACTGGTCACCCGCGTCACAAACGACATCGAGGCCCTCAACGAGATGATCACCCAGGGCGTCGTGGCCATCTTCGGCGACCTGGTGACGCTGGTGGGCATCGTCGCCATCCTGCTGTACCTCGACTGGCGCCTGGCGCTGGCCACCATGCTGGTGCTGCCGGCCATCATCCTCTTCACCGCGCGGTTCCGGGCGGTGGCGCGCGAGGCCTACCGCGCGATCCGGGTGCGCCTGGCCCGCATCAACGCCTTCCTCAACGAGCACATCATGGGAATGGGGATCGTCCAGCTCTTCGGCCGCGAGGCACGGGAACAGGCGCGTTTCGAGGAGCTGAACCGCGACCACCTGGCGGCCACCATGGTATCGCTTCGGTCGTTCGCGGTCTTCCACCCCGTGGTGGGCGCGATGAGCGCGGTGGCGGTGGCGATCATCATCGGCTACGGCGGCGCGCAGGCGCTGGCAGGAACGATCAGCGTGGGGCTGGTGGTGGCGTTCGTCCAGTACGCCCAGCGGTTTTTCGAACCGATCGAGGACCTGGCCGAGAAGTACAATATCCTGCAGGCAGCCATGGCCTCAGCTGAGCGGCTCTTCCGCCTGCTCGACGAGCCGGTCGAGGTGGAGGATCCACCGGCGCCGCTGCGCGTGGATCGCGTGCGGGGGGAGATCGAGTTTCGCAACGTCTGGTTCGCCTACGAGTCCCTCCCGGAGCATGACTGGGTGCTGCGGGACGTGTCGTTCCACATCCGGGCGGGCGAGAGCGTGGCGTTCGTGGGGCACACCGGCGCCGGTAAGTCCTCGATAATCAACCTGATCACGCGGTTCTACGACCCGCAGCAGGGATGCGTGCTGGTGGACGGCAGCGACGTCCGGGGGTGGGATCAGCGCGACCTGCGCCGGCACATCGGGCTGGTCCTCCAGGATGTCTTCTTGTTCGCCGGGACGATAGAAGATAACATCCGGCTGGGGACCTCCTCGATTACCTCAGAGCAGGTGCGACGCGCGGCCGAGTTCGTCAACGCCGCCCGGTTCATCGAGCGGATCCCAGGAGGGTATCAGGCCCAGGTGCAGGAAAGAGGCTCCACGCTCTCGGGCGGCCAGAAGCAGTTGATCGCGTTTGCCCGGGCGATCGCCCATAACCCGGAGGTCCTGCTGGTGCTCGACGAGGCGACCAGCAGCGTGGATACTGATACCGAGATCCTGATCCAGGACGCGTTGAGCCGCGTGATGCAGAACCGGACCTCGATTATCATCGCCCACCGGCTCTCGACGATCCAGCACGTGGACCGCATCCTGGTGATTCATAAGGGCCGCATCGCCGAGGAAGGCACGCACCGCGAGCTGCTATCGCGCGGTGGCATCTACACCAAGCTCTACCACTTGCAGTACAGAGACCAGGAGCTGCGACATGACGCCTGA
- a CDS encoding S1 RNA-binding domain-containing protein: MALETGSIVEGTVVKITNYGAFIELPEGKSGLVHISEIADTYVKDVKDYLKEREKVRVKILGLNDKGKLDLSVKQALSPEERQVRGRARTSFDDKLKAFLKESEERLLDLKRNTEAKRGGRRRK; encoded by the coding sequence ATGGCTTTGGAAACAGGAAGCATCGTCGAGGGCACGGTGGTCAAGATCACCAACTATGGTGCCTTCATTGAACTCCCCGAAGGCAAGAGCGGTCTGGTGCACATCTCCGAGATCGCCGACACCTATGTCAAGGACGTCAAGGACTACCTGAAGGAACGGGAGAAGGTCAGGGTCAAGATCCTCGGCCTCAACGACAAGGGCAAACTCGACCTTTCGGTCAAGCAGGCGCTCTCGCCCGAGGAGCGTCAGGTGCGGGGTCGGGCGCGCACCTCGTTCGACGACAAGCTGAAAGCCTTCTTGAAGGAAAGCGAGGAACGGCTGCTCGACCTGAAGCGCAACACCGAGGCGAAGCGCGGCGGCCGGCGCCGGAAGTAG
- a CDS encoding CopG family transcriptional regulator, with protein sequence MGRTTRVMGFSLPPKIARAIEQTAQAEQKTKSELLRDMWEAYQIVREERQFAGLQRAARRQTRAAGLEIQSENDVDRILHQG encoded by the coding sequence ATGGGCCGTACAACCAGGGTCATGGGTTTCTCGCTTCCCCCTAAGATCGCCCGTGCGATCGAGCAGACCGCACAGGCGGAGCAGAAGACGAAGAGCGAGCTGCTGCGCGACATGTGGGAGGCGTACCAGATCGTCCGCGAGGAACGGCAGTTCGCCGGTCTCCAGCGGGCGGCCCGGCGGCAGACGCGCGCGGCGGGCCTGGAAATCCAGTCCGAGAATGACGTGGACCGGATTCTCCACCAGGGGTAG
- a CDS encoding septum formation initiator family protein, with protein MAHAEARRPILPPGIPRRVIPRWAGPLVATGVLLAVAAAFGGAYWDGFKVRRDLGVMVQERDTLRKQIAQLREEIRLLNTPEYIERMAREQLGLIRPGEIAIILVRPTPSPR; from the coding sequence ATGGCACACGCAGAAGCGCGCCGCCCTATCCTGCCCCCGGGCATTCCCCGCCGCGTAATCCCGCGCTGGGCCGGACCGCTCGTGGCCACAGGCGTGCTGCTGGCGGTGGCGGCCGCGTTCGGCGGGGCTTACTGGGATGGGTTCAAGGTGCGGCGCGACTTGGGGGTCATGGTCCAGGAGCGGGACACCCTAAGGAAGCAGATCGCGCAGCTCCGCGAGGAGATTCGGCTGCTGAACACACCGGAGTACATAGAGCGGATGGCCAGGGAGCAGTTGGGGCTCATCCGGCCGGGGGAGATCGCCATCATCCTGGTCCGTCCCACGCCCTCGCCGCGTTGA